A DNA window from uncultured Methanoregula sp. contains the following coding sequences:
- a CDS encoding TrkA C-terminal domain-containing protein, with translation MALRSLNLPGIGTKYEFETDKGDTVAIFFTKTGVIQMYTLQKGCHTPSAAEMTPVEARRLGNILTGAIIEADQESVEIAFSALADLRVTIHTFYIPKTIAGKTIEDLQIRAKTGATVIAVCRQDKNIINPPPSFVFEIGDAALVIGESDQIRQFEREIMVD, from the coding sequence ATGGCTCTGCGCTCCCTCAATCTTCCTGGTATTGGAACAAAATACGAATTCGAGACCGATAAGGGCGATACGGTTGCGATCTTCTTTACCAAGACCGGTGTCATCCAGATGTACACCCTCCAGAAAGGCTGCCACACGCCAAGTGCTGCGGAGATGACTCCGGTTGAAGCACGGAGACTGGGGAACATCCTGACCGGAGCAATCATCGAGGCGGACCAGGAGAGCGTGGAGATAGCCTTCTCGGCACTTGCCGATTTGCGGGTCACTATTCATACCTTTTATATTCCCAAAACCATTGCCGGCAAGACAATCGAGGATCTCCAGATCCGGGCCAAGACCGGGGCAACCGTGATCGCGGTCTGCCGCCAGGACAAGAACATCATCAACCCGCCCCCGTCCTTTGTTTTTGAGATTGGGGATGCGGCGCTGGTCATCGGGGAGAGCGACCAGATCAGGCAATTCGAGCGCGAAATTATGGTGGATTAA
- the budA gene encoding acetolactate decarboxylase → MNNLKFFLGIGLAVVVVFAASAVYVNLQKNTAGSGSVDHETLYQVSTIDALLQGVDDGVQTVGELKRHGDFGIGTFDALDGEMTVLDGVVYQAKADGKIYTVSDSQTTPFATVTYFSKDHSATTSAPMNLTVFTSEMEKELPTGNMIYAVRMHGTFPSVKVRAIPAQKKPYPTLAEASRNQSVYTYADTTGTIVGFYTPVFVKGINVPGYHLHYISDDHTQGGHILDLTVPAGTAVEYDVTPGFTMALPTSGDFTGVDLSQDKSKELAMVEK, encoded by the coding sequence ATGAACAATCTGAAATTTTTTCTTGGCATAGGACTTGCGGTTGTTGTTGTTTTTGCCGCGTCAGCGGTCTACGTCAATCTCCAGAAAAATACAGCGGGCTCTGGCTCTGTCGATCACGAAACACTGTACCAGGTCTCGACCATCGATGCCCTGCTGCAGGGAGTCGACGACGGGGTACAGACGGTCGGGGAACTGAAACGGCACGGGGACTTCGGCATCGGCACGTTCGATGCTCTGGATGGCGAAATGACGGTGCTGGACGGTGTCGTGTACCAGGCAAAAGCCGATGGGAAGATCTATACGGTTTCTGACAGCCAGACAACCCCGTTTGCCACCGTAACGTACTTTTCAAAGGACCATTCTGCCACGACAAGTGCACCGATGAACCTGACCGTCTTCACATCGGAGATGGAGAAAGAACTCCCCACCGGGAACATGATCTATGCCGTGCGCATGCACGGGACGTTCCCCTCCGTGAAAGTCCGGGCGATTCCGGCTCAGAAGAAACCGTACCCCACGCTGGCCGAAGCAAGCAGGAACCAGTCAGTCTATACTTACGCAGATACGACAGGGACAATTGTCGGGTTCTATACCCCGGTCTTTGTCAAGGGTATCAATGTCCCGGGCTACCATCTCCACTATATCAGTGATGACCATACACAAGGCGGTCACATCCTCGATCTCACTGTACCGGCGGGAACAGCCGTTGAGTATGACGTTACCCCCGGTTTTACCATGGCGCTCCCGACGAGCGGCGACTTCACCGGCGTCGATCTCTCACAGGACAAAAGCAAAGAACTTGCAATGGTTGAGAAATAA
- a CDS encoding PHP domain-containing protein: protein MLTCDLHVHTRYSKDGESSVEEILKKAEEVGLDAIAITDHDTVDGAKIALSIPSTVLVIPGIEVSTRQGHLLVLGVTEIIPAGLDVEATVEIARRMGALLILPHPYHIWRHGVARRKKAGMAVVDAVESFNSRYIVGSANKKAARIAKRMGKPCVGGSDAHNARFVGFGRTFVDAEKNVPSILEAIRAGNVSCGGKKTPLRTYTRQSINNTWKKIKRITRHVQLR, encoded by the coding sequence ATGCTGACCTGCGACCTGCATGTGCATACCAGATATTCCAAAGACGGCGAAAGCAGTGTCGAGGAGATCCTCAAAAAGGCCGAGGAGGTCGGGCTGGACGCCATAGCCATCACCGATCACGACACCGTTGATGGTGCAAAGATAGCGCTTTCCATCCCCTCAACGGTACTCGTTATCCCGGGTATCGAGGTCTCGACCCGGCAGGGCCATCTCCTTGTGCTGGGCGTTACCGAGATAATTCCTGCAGGCCTCGATGTGGAAGCTACTGTCGAGATTGCCCGGAGGATGGGCGCGCTCCTGATCCTCCCCCACCCTTACCATATCTGGAGGCACGGCGTGGCCCGGCGCAAGAAAGCCGGCATGGCCGTTGTCGATGCAGTGGAATCGTTCAACAGCCGGTATATCGTCGGCTCGGCCAACAAGAAGGCCGCCCGTATAGCAAAGAGGATGGGCAAACCCTGCGTGGGCGGGAGCGATGCCCACAATGCCCGGTTTGTCGGGTTCGGCAGGACGTTTGTCGATGCTGAAAAGAATGTCCCGTCCATCCTGGAAGCGATCCGGGCCGGAAACGTCTCCTGCGGCGGAAAGAAGACGCCGCTGCGTACCTATACCCGCCAGTCGATCAACAACACATGGAAGAAGATCAAACGGATCACCCGTCACGTCCAGCTCCGGTAA
- a CDS encoding Mov34/MPN/PAD-1 family protein: MKIRGIRQELLSLLLEMGRESHPNEFVGVLRERDGILDEINLLPGTIGREDSASLMYDMMPLDTHVAGSAHSHPNGVLRPSLADVNFFPRTGRYHLIIGFPYETDNWRCFTADGEPCTLDVIA; the protein is encoded by the coding sequence ATGAAGATCCGCGGTATCAGGCAGGAACTCCTTTCACTTCTTCTGGAGATGGGGCGGGAAAGCCACCCGAACGAATTCGTCGGGGTGCTCCGGGAACGGGACGGGATCCTGGATGAGATCAACCTGCTCCCCGGCACCATCGGCCGCGAGGATTCTGCATCTCTTATGTACGATATGATGCCGCTCGACACCCATGTTGCCGGGAGCGCCCACAGCCATCCCAACGGCGTGCTCCGCCCATCCCTCGCGGATGTCAATTTTTTTCCAAGGACCGGCCGGTACCACCTGATCATCGGCTTTCCCTATGAAACGGACAACTGGCGGTGTTTTACTGCCGATGGCGAACCCTGCACCCTGGACGTGATCGCATGA
- a CDS encoding thiamine pyrophosphate-dependent enzyme, with product MAEIPKEEYILKCTSACAGCSDSLALRYVLKAAGPDTVLVVPACCTSVIQGIYPNTAFNVPVYNIAFGAAAACASGMSNAFRAAGKPTNVIVYAGDGGTLDIGIQAMSGAFERGTDFLYICYDNEAYGNTGMQRSSGTPLGAKTTTTPTGKTDAKKDIDAIIAAHNPPYQATACAAYPQDIFKKVQKALTFRGPTFLHILAPCPPGWRYSTEKSVEMGKLAVKTGMWVLYEREYGKLTISPQSKAAMRKPLPLEDYLSPQGRFKGIDAKTVEILRQRLQKNLAKLAKEEAEP from the coding sequence ATCGCCGAAATTCCCAAAGAAGAATATATCCTGAAATGTACTTCGGCCTGTGCCGGGTGCAGCGACTCCCTCGCTCTCCGGTACGTGCTGAAGGCTGCCGGGCCCGATACGGTCCTTGTCGTTCCCGCGTGCTGTACCAGCGTTATCCAGGGCATCTACCCGAACACCGCATTCAATGTACCGGTGTACAACATCGCCTTCGGTGCCGCGGCCGCCTGTGCTTCGGGCATGAGCAATGCCTTCCGCGCTGCCGGAAAACCAACGAACGTGATCGTGTATGCAGGGGATGGCGGGACACTCGACATAGGAATCCAGGCCATGTCCGGGGCATTCGAACGGGGCACGGATTTCCTCTATATCTGTTACGACAACGAGGCCTACGGCAACACCGGCATGCAGCGGTCCAGCGGAACACCGCTCGGGGCAAAGACAACAACAACCCCGACCGGGAAGACCGATGCCAAGAAAGACATCGATGCCATCATCGCCGCCCACAACCCCCCGTACCAGGCAACGGCCTGCGCTGCATACCCGCAGGATATTTTCAAGAAAGTCCAGAAAGCCCTCACGTTCCGGGGACCGACATTCCTCCATATTCTTGCCCCGTGCCCCCCCGGATGGCGCTATTCAACAGAGAAGAGTGTCGAGATGGGCAAGCTCGCCGTGAAGACCGGCATGTGGGTACTCTACGAGCGCGAGTACGGGAAACTCACGATCAGTCCGCAGTCAAAAGCAGCGATGAGAAAGCCCCTGCCGCTCGAAGATTACCTTTCCCCGCAGGGCCGGTTCAAGGGAATTGACGCAAAGACCGTGGAGATACTCCGCCAGCGCCTGCAGAAGAATCTTGCAAAACTCGCCAAAGAGGAGGCGGAGCCATGA
- a CDS encoding adenylyltransferase/cytidyltransferase family protein has translation MTARRIVATGTFDILHPGHLYYLEESKKLGDELFVIVARDANVKHKPHPIIPEEHRLRMVAALKPVDHAILGDKTDMFRPIEEISPEIITIGFNQMFNEANLEEQLRARNLAPRVVRIGKYADGDLCSSRRVVQRILDKRCEDSSAKKSL, from the coding sequence ATGACGGCACGCCGCATTGTTGCCACCGGCACCTTCGACATTCTCCACCCCGGACACCTCTACTACCTGGAAGAATCAAAAAAACTCGGCGACGAGCTTTTCGTGATTGTTGCCCGGGATGCCAACGTGAAGCACAAGCCGCACCCGATCATTCCCGAGGAGCACCGGCTCCGGATGGTTGCAGCGTTAAAACCGGTCGACCATGCGATCCTGGGGGACAAAACCGACATGTTCCGGCCGATCGAGGAGATCAGTCCCGAGATCATCACCATCGGATTCAACCAGATGTTCAACGAGGCAAACCTGGAAGAGCAGCTCAGGGCCCGCAATCTTGCCCCCCGGGTTGTCCGCATCGGAAAGTATGCCGACGGGGATCTCTGCAGTTCCCGAAGGGTAGTCCAGCGTATCCTCGACAAGCGGTGCGAGGACAGTTCCGCTAAAAAAAGTTTATAG
- a CDS encoding winged helix DNA-binding protein, translating into MDRRAHVHIISAGEKIAIAYPAMFRELPTISRTMVFTDSSVHDGSSDPVTDSHRLAVRNAVSAVQEISASLSIPFSQEMIFPPAYGSVRSALAKCRREYPDARFTFDLSGGSKELCLALFAFAPWLGGEVYASFDEKTARRVPLPDRSMSSLLSSPNHQTILAILLNRRDKKKEMAKSAVPTVPMSWVPRQYLYRQLFSYYVPSRTRKEKPGEPSRPVVQDKMGRKPAAELSHATFSGFVRTLRNAGLLEEEYAPESRKEKMYRITDAGETAFRFFSNPATSSLVRSVLESS; encoded by the coding sequence ATGGATCGGAGAGCGCACGTCCATATCATCAGCGCCGGTGAGAAGATCGCGATTGCGTACCCGGCCATGTTCCGCGAACTCCCGACCATCTCCCGGACCATGGTGTTTACCGACAGCAGTGTACATGACGGCTCTTCGGATCCGGTAACGGACAGCCACCGGCTCGCGGTCCGGAACGCGGTCTCGGCAGTGCAGGAGATCTCCGCATCGCTCTCGATACCCTTCAGCCAGGAGATGATCTTTCCGCCGGCCTATGGTTCAGTCCGTTCAGCGCTGGCGAAATGCCGGCGGGAGTACCCGGATGCCCGGTTCACGTTCGATCTCTCGGGCGGGTCGAAAGAACTCTGCCTGGCACTTTTTGCCTTTGCTCCCTGGCTCGGCGGGGAGGTCTATGCATCCTTTGACGAGAAGACCGCCCGCCGGGTGCCGCTGCCGGACAGATCGATGAGTTCCCTGCTTTCCAGTCCCAATCACCAGACGATCCTCGCAATCCTCCTCAACCGGCGGGATAAGAAAAAGGAGATGGCCAAGTCAGCGGTCCCGACCGTCCCCATGTCGTGGGTGCCCCGGCAATACCTGTACAGGCAGCTCTTTTCGTATTATGTCCCGTCCCGGACCAGAAAGGAAAAACCCGGCGAGCCTTCCAGGCCGGTCGTACAGGATAAGATGGGACGGAAGCCGGCTGCAGAATTATCCCATGCCACGTTCTCCGGGTTTGTCCGCACCCTCCGCAATGCCGGGCTCCTTGAGGAAGAATACGCTCCGGAGAGCCGGAAAGAGAAAATGTACCGGATAACCGATGCCGGGGAGACCGCGTTCCGGTTCTTTTCCAATCCCGCCACCAGTTCGCTGGTCAGGAGCGTGCTGGAGAGTTCCTGA
- a CDS encoding arsenate reductase ArsC has protein sequence MKKTRVIFVCTANAARSQMAEGLLRARYGDRYEVFSAGTRQSSVSPHAIAAMREIGIDIAHHHSKTIDAFAGQTFDIAVTVCDRAHQVCPVVPGAVKTIHYAFLDPHTVQGSSDDIAGAYRSVRDAMAAWIDREFGQSTRL, from the coding sequence ATGAAAAAAACCCGGGTCATCTTTGTCTGCACGGCAAATGCAGCACGCTCGCAGATGGCAGAGGGGCTGCTCCGGGCACGGTACGGCGATCGGTACGAGGTGTTCAGCGCTGGAACACGGCAATCGAGCGTGAGCCCGCATGCAATTGCAGCAATGCGGGAGATAGGCATTGACATTGCGCACCACCACTCCAAGACCATTGACGCGTTTGCCGGGCAGACATTCGACATCGCGGTAACGGTCTGCGACCGGGCCCACCAGGTCTGCCCGGTCGTTCCCGGCGCCGTAAAAACGATCCATTATGCATTCCTCGATCCCCATACCGTACAGGGATCCTCGGACGACATTGCCGGGGCCTACCGGTCGGTCCGGGATGCAATGGCTGCCTGGATCGACCGGGAGTTCGGCCAGAGCACACGATTGTAA
- a CDS encoding NADP-dependent malic enzyme, translating to MAGAKRKDIYAESLALHEKYQGKIEVHSKVSLADRRDLSLAYTPGVAAVCREIARDKNLAYKYTLKANTIAIVSDGSRVLSQGNIGGYAAIPVMEGKALLFKKLAGIDAFPICFENYHTQFADQIKNLAPVFGGIALEDIAAPKCFELEESLQGIGIPVMHDDQHGTAVVVLAALLNACRVTKKRFEDLNVVVCGAGAAGFAIIRMLKCIGYNPDLCSTVKDIIVCDHEGIIYRHRPGLYANKYKFIIGDETNRTGRTGTLADALEGADVCIGVSVPGIITHQMIRSMNEDPIIFALAHPMPEILPHDALQAGAAIVGTGRGEYPNQINYALAFPGIFRGALDVCASRISDEMKVAAAHALAGYIKHPRKDRILPKILNRNVVTTVAKAVSEAAIASGCARTIE from the coding sequence ATGGCAGGGGCAAAAAGAAAAGACATCTACGCAGAGTCGCTCGCTCTTCATGAGAAATACCAGGGAAAGATCGAAGTCCACTCAAAAGTTTCCCTTGCCGACCGGCGGGATCTCTCCCTTGCCTATACCCCGGGCGTTGCCGCCGTCTGCCGGGAGATCGCAAGGGACAAAAACCTGGCATATAAGTACACGCTCAAGGCCAACACGATCGCGATCGTGAGTGACGGCTCCCGCGTCCTTTCCCAGGGAAACATCGGGGGATATGCTGCCATTCCGGTTATGGAAGGAAAAGCCCTCCTCTTCAAGAAACTGGCCGGTATCGATGCGTTCCCCATCTGTTTTGAGAATTACCACACGCAGTTTGCCGACCAGATAAAGAACCTCGCACCGGTCTTCGGGGGGATCGCCCTCGAGGACATCGCGGCTCCCAAATGTTTCGAGCTCGAGGAATCCCTGCAGGGGATCGGTATTCCCGTGATGCACGATGACCAGCACGGCACGGCGGTTGTGGTGCTTGCGGCACTCCTGAATGCGTGCCGGGTCACAAAAAAGCGGTTCGAGGACCTGAACGTCGTGGTCTGCGGGGCGGGGGCTGCCGGGTTTGCAATAATCAGGATGCTGAAATGCATAGGGTACAATCCCGATCTCTGCAGCACGGTCAAGGATATCATCGTCTGCGACCACGAGGGGATCATTTACCGCCACCGGCCGGGGCTCTATGCAAACAAATACAAGTTCATCATCGGGGATGAGACCAACCGCACCGGGCGGACCGGAACACTTGCCGATGCCCTTGAAGGCGCAGATGTCTGTATCGGAGTTTCTGTCCCGGGGATCATCACCCATCAGATGATCCGTTCCATGAACGAGGATCCCATCATCTTCGCTCTCGCCCACCCGATGCCGGAGATCCTCCCCCACGATGCACTCCAGGCCGGGGCGGCGATTGTCGGTACCGGGCGCGGGGAGTACCCCAACCAGATCAATTATGCCCTGGCATTTCCGGGAATCTTCCGGGGGGCACTGGATGTCTGTGCATCACGGATATCGGACGAGATGAAGGTGGCGGCTGCCCATGCTCTTGCGGGTTATATCAAACATCCCAGAAAAGACCGGATCCTGCCCAAGATCCTCAACAGGAATGTCGTGACCACCGTGGCAAAAGCAGTAAGCGAAGCTGCCATTGCAAGCGGGTGTGCACGCACAATTGAGTAA
- the hgcB gene encoding mercury methylation ferredoxin HgcB: protein MFDSYTDTTLVFHPDRCINCGRCMEVCPHGVFAPGKDTVSIAQPSACMECGACQKNCPVQAIEVQSGVGCAWAMIGAALKGKDMDSGECSCGGEDSTCCGSEKPPCGDPK from the coding sequence ATGTTCGATTCCTACACGGATACAACGCTTGTGTTCCATCCTGATCGCTGCATCAACTGCGGGCGCTGCATGGAGGTCTGCCCCCACGGGGTCTTTGCTCCAGGCAAGGATACCGTCAGTATTGCACAACCCTCAGCCTGCATGGAGTGCGGGGCGTGCCAGAAGAACTGTCCCGTTCAGGCAATCGAAGTGCAGAGCGGGGTAGGCTGCGCCTGGGCCATGATCGGGGCTGCACTGAAAGGAAAGGACATGGACAGCGGGGAGTGCAGCTGTGGCGGGGAGGACAGCACCTGCTGCGGAAGCGAGAAGCCTCCCTGCGGGGATCCCAAATGA
- a CDS encoding dihydropteroate synthase-like protein, which yields MRILLPTGAATEESVKRAAAGSDARVVVTGEIASFLTPHRLRKLLSEERFDLVLVPGMCTASFEQVERETGVPVFRGPRHAADLSLILPLIGTIPLSRTVPADELLSAKRAEEAMERVEQAESAAEYDFIIRGVKIGMNSRMKVLAEIMDAHRRENIRELVGRYFSAGADIVDLGFGFDAVPSDVLRVFSELEGIDQPLAVDTQDPELIRAALGRADLVLSLQEENIPMVGKEVARAGIAAVVVPGRSTLGKNIALAKQAGIRCIIADPLLQPAGSGLVDSLRNFRRMRYPVFFGAGNVVELLDADSPGANALLAAMAMETGAAVIFTSEHSDKTRGSVREIRRATEMMMLARNRPYPKDLGIDLLILKEKRRRREPPLEYDTVITAKEMPDDLAYDPKGNFRIGIEGENIVAVISGKAVCGKRWQDVLHTILTEGDVSLLDHAGYLGRELYKAELAIRYGRSFEQDGEL from the coding sequence ATGCGCATCCTGCTCCCCACCGGTGCTGCCACCGAAGAGAGCGTAAAACGGGCAGCCGCCGGCTCCGACGCCAGGGTTGTTGTCACCGGGGAGATCGCATCTTTTCTGACCCCGCACCGGCTCAGAAAACTCCTTTCAGAGGAGCGGTTTGATCTGGTGCTCGTACCTGGCATGTGCACCGCCTCGTTCGAACAGGTAGAGCGCGAGACCGGTGTGCCGGTCTTTCGCGGACCCCGCCATGCAGCGGATCTCTCGCTGATCCTGCCACTTATCGGCACCATCCCCCTGTCACGGACCGTTCCCGCGGATGAACTCCTGTCGGCAAAAAGAGCAGAGGAAGCAATGGAGCGGGTAGAGCAGGCCGAATCCGCTGCAGAATACGATTTCATCATCCGGGGCGTGAAGATCGGGATGAACTCGCGGATGAAAGTCCTTGCCGAGATCATGGATGCCCACCGGCGCGAGAACATCCGCGAGCTGGTTGGGAGATACTTTTCTGCAGGAGCGGATATCGTGGATCTCGGGTTCGGGTTCGATGCCGTACCGTCGGATGTTCTCAGAGTCTTTTCCGAACTCGAAGGCATCGATCAGCCCCTTGCCGTGGATACCCAGGACCCGGAACTGATCCGTGCAGCGCTCGGACGGGCGGACCTCGTGCTCAGCCTGCAGGAAGAGAATATCCCGATGGTCGGAAAAGAGGTTGCCCGTGCCGGAATTGCCGCAGTAGTTGTCCCCGGCAGGAGCACGCTTGGAAAGAATATCGCCCTTGCAAAGCAGGCCGGAATCCGGTGTATCATCGCCGATCCGCTCCTCCAGCCCGCCGGTTCCGGGCTGGTGGACTCGCTCAGGAACTTCAGACGCATGCGGTACCCCGTCTTCTTCGGGGCGGGGAATGTTGTCGAGCTCCTGGACGCCGACTCGCCCGGGGCAAATGCCCTGCTCGCAGCAATGGCAATGGAAACGGGAGCCGCAGTCATCTTCACAAGCGAGCATTCCGACAAGACCCGGGGCTCCGTGAGAGAGATACGACGGGCAACGGAGATGATGATGCTGGCCCGGAACCGTCCCTATCCCAAGGATCTCGGGATCGACCTTCTCATCCTCAAGGAGAAGCGCCGGCGCCGGGAACCCCCGCTGGAATACGATACCGTCATTACCGCAAAGGAGATGCCGGACGATCTTGCATACGATCCCAAAGGAAATTTCCGGATAGGCATAGAGGGTGAGAATATCGTTGCAGTCATCTCCGGCAAAGCGGTCTGTGGGAAGCGCTGGCAGGACGTCCTCCATACGATTCTCACAGAGGGCGATGTCTCCCTGCTGGATCACGCCGGCTATCTCGGGCGCGAACTCTACAAAGCGGAACTTGCCATCAGGTACGGGAGAAGCTTCGAACAGGACGGCGAACTCTGA
- a CDS encoding peptidylprolyl isomerase translates to MTKKARASHILVKTEQQATQVMKRIADGEDFAAVAKRFSGCPSGKNGGDLGWFTKGQMVPEFEKVAFEEEVGKVVGPIKTQFGYHVIKVTGKD, encoded by the coding sequence ATGACAAAGAAGGCACGTGCATCCCATATCCTGGTAAAGACCGAACAGCAGGCAACCCAGGTCATGAAGCGCATTGCGGACGGCGAGGACTTTGCAGCGGTTGCAAAGCGGTTCTCCGGCTGCCCCTCAGGGAAAAACGGCGGCGACCTCGGCTGGTTCACGAAGGGGCAGATGGTCCCGGAGTTCGAGAAGGTTGCTTTTGAAGAGGAAGTCGGCAAGGTTGTAGGACCGATCAAGACCCAGTTCGGGTACCACGTCATCAAAGTGACCGGAAAAGACTGA
- a CDS encoding cation:proton antiporter — MEGIVLALFLCLILALVTKYLSLPAIPFYILAGVIVGKAGLGMVQADEISKFFSEMGLLFLLFFMGLGIKPERIAANRSAVLTSGIIDLNVNMIIGFAAAYLLGFSLTESLIVACAFYISSTAMAVTSLIENRKLMLRESETVIWLMVFEDLILIIVLALISAGDQNLVIFLVKILCVLGALYALAHYGKEFLVSILDRDDELPIIFTFAAVLITASFSMFLGVPETMMVIALGVAFATTDPDAFEQHARPFKDVFLVVFFVFFGVTIDFSGGVNWFVIAVISILAVVSKLLSGVMTGIYIHGSAMSGLEIWANTIGRGEFSIALAVLYGTPLVGTTIAVMVIVTSIIGSFTAKYSTLVRHGITHMGRRGGPSRRVHSGR, encoded by the coding sequence ATGGAAGGGATAGTACTCGCGCTCTTCCTCTGTCTGATCCTGGCGCTCGTGACAAAATACCTCTCCCTGCCGGCGATTCCCTTCTATATCCTTGCAGGGGTGATCGTGGGCAAAGCCGGGCTCGGGATGGTCCAGGCCGACGAGATCAGCAAGTTCTTCTCCGAGATGGGACTGCTCTTCTTGCTCTTCTTCATGGGTCTTGGTATCAAGCCTGAACGGATCGCGGCAAACCGATCAGCGGTTCTGACAAGCGGGATAATCGATCTCAATGTCAACATGATCATCGGGTTTGCCGCCGCGTACCTGCTCGGGTTCTCGCTCACGGAATCGCTCATTGTTGCCTGTGCATTCTACATATCGAGCACCGCGATGGCAGTCACCTCGCTCATCGAGAACCGGAAGCTGATGCTCCGCGAATCGGAGACCGTCATCTGGCTGATGGTCTTTGAGGATCTCATCCTGATTATCGTGCTTGCTCTCATATCCGCGGGTGATCAGAACCTGGTCATCTTCCTTGTGAAGATCCTGTGCGTCCTTGGGGCGCTCTATGCCCTCGCCCATTACGGGAAGGAGTTCCTCGTCTCCATCCTTGACCGGGATGATGAACTGCCGATCATCTTCACCTTTGCTGCGGTCCTGATCACGGCATCGTTCTCGATGTTCCTCGGCGTCCCGGAGACGATGATGGTGATCGCCCTCGGGGTAGCTTTTGCAACCACGGATCCCGATGCGTTCGAGCAGCACGCCCGTCCCTTCAAGGACGTTTTCCTTGTGGTATTCTTTGTCTTCTTCGGTGTCACCATCGACTTTTCCGGTGGAGTGAACTGGTTTGTTATCGCTGTCATCTCCATTCTCGCAGTTGTGAGCAAGCTGTTATCCGGTGTAATGACAGGAATCTACATTCACGGTTCAGCCATGTCCGGCCTGGAGATCTGGGCAAATACCATTGGCAGGGGAGAGTTCTCGATCGCCCTTGCGGTCCTCTACGGCACCCCGCTTGTCGGAACCACCATCGCGGTAATGGTGATTGTGACTTCGATCATCGGCTCCTTTACAGCAAAATACAGCACGCTTGTCCGCCACGGGATCACCCATATGGGGCGGCGGGGCGGCCCGTCACGGCGCGTGCATTCCGGACGCTGA
- the truA gene encoding tRNA pseudouridine(38-40) synthase TruA, with translation MEEDQTDHPSRPAPVRLAFRVSYLGSRFFGSQMQASERTVEGEFVAACQRISLFDDWRKAGFLFAGRTDRGVHAIGQVAAFSTREPERAISVINTQLPPDCWCTGYSEVSPQFHPRFDARSRTYRYYFADMPADIAAMDRAAAQFLGTHNFSNFARVQDKNPLRTIHSARVRMENNFAFLEVTAESFLWHQVRCMASALLRIGNGEDEDLISRLLLSETDRPLQPAPAEGLILWDTDCKIDWQVLPEGERSRAFMEHLCRHHALMETVCRIMKP, from the coding sequence ATGGAAGAAGATCAAACGGATCACCCGTCACGTCCAGCTCCGGTAAGGCTTGCTTTCCGGGTCTCGTACCTGGGCAGCAGGTTCTTTGGCTCCCAGATGCAGGCGTCCGAACGGACGGTTGAAGGAGAATTTGTGGCAGCCTGCCAGCGGATCTCCCTTTTTGACGACTGGCGAAAAGCAGGTTTCCTGTTTGCAGGCCGGACCGACCGCGGGGTTCATGCTATCGGGCAGGTTGCTGCGTTTTCAACCAGGGAACCGGAGCGGGCGATCTCGGTTATCAACACCCAGCTTCCCCCCGACTGCTGGTGTACCGGTTATTCGGAAGTATCCCCGCAGTTCCATCCCCGGTTCGATGCCCGGTCACGGACCTACCGGTATTATTTTGCCGACATGCCTGCAGATATCGCAGCAATGGACCGTGCGGCTGCACAGTTTCTCGGGACGCATAATTTCTCGAATTTTGCGAGAGTGCAGGACAAGAACCCGCTGCGGACCATCCACTCTGCCCGGGTCAGGATGGAGAATAATTTTGCATTCCTCGAAGTCACTGCGGAGAGTTTCCTCTGGCACCAGGTCCGGTGCATGGCCTCGGCACTGCTTCGGATCGGGAACGGGGAGGATGAAGACCTGATATCCCGTCTTCTCTTGTCAGAAACAGACCGGCCCCTGCAACCCGCTCCCGCCGAGGGTCTCATCCTCTGGGATACGGACTGCAAGATTGACTGGCAGGTGCTTCCCGAAGGGGAACGCAGCAGGGCATTTATGGAGCACCTCTGCCGCCACCATGCTCTCATGGAGACGGTCTGTCGGATAATGAAACCCTGA